GAGAAGCGGTTCCACAGGATCTGGTCGCGCTGGAAGGCACGCATGTCCTGGTGGATCTTCTTGAACTCGGGCGACTTGGCCTCGTGCTCGGCAAAGACTTCCATGCAGGCCTTGAAGCCGGCGTCGTTGACGGCCTTGGGGAAGGCCTTGAGCTGGGTGCCGCTGGCCACCAGGCGCTTGAGCGCCACCGGGTTGAGCGCCATGTACTTGGCCGTGCCGTCGGCGGCCGCCACGGCAGCCGCCGCACGGACGATGGCCTTGTTCTCGGGCGAGAGCTTCTCGAAGGCCTTGTTGTTGATGAAAAACTCCAGGTCGGCGCCGCCTTCCCACCAGCCCGGGTAGTAGTAGTACTTGGCGACCTTGTTGAAGCCGAGCTTCTCGTCGTCGTAGGGGCCGACGAACTCCACGGCGTCCAGCGTGCCCTTTTCCAGCGCCTGGTACAGATCGCCCGCAGGCAGGTTCTGCGCCACCACGCCCAGCTTGGCCATGCCCTCGCCGAACACGCCGCCGCCCATGCGCATCTTCAGGCCCTTGAGGTCTTCGACGGTCTTGATCTCCTTGCGATACCAGCCGCCCATCTGGGTGGTGGTGTTGAGCGCGCTCAGCGTCTGGAAGTTGTACTTGGCGAAGAACTCGTTGAGCAGCTTGCGGCCATTGCCGTAGTCCTTCCAGGCCATGTTCTGCAGCGCGGTCAGGCCAAAGGGCACGGCGCAGCTGAAGGCGAAGATGGGATCCTTGCCGGTGAAGTAGTAGGCGGCGGACAGGGCCATCTCGATGGTGTCCTTCTCCAGCGCATCGACCACGCCAAAGGCCGGCATCAACTCGCCAGCGGCGTGGACGGACACCTCGAACTTGCCGCCCGAGAGTTCCTTGACGGTCTCGGAGAACTTGACGGCAGAGCCAAAAATGGTGTCCAGGGACTTGGGGAAGCTGGCAGCCATGCGCCAGCGCACTGCGGCCTGGGCATGTACCGCAGGTGCGACGCCGGCGGCGAGCACACCGGCCAGGCCGGCGTGCTTGATGATGGAACGACGATCCATGAACCTATCTCCTGTTGGGATGGAAAAAAGGCTGCGGGCGGGATCACGGCCAAGGCCACCGCACGCAGCACAGCGGGAAATTGTAAAAACTGTAGCACCGCCCATCGCTACGGGTTTCCCCTTGGAAAACCGCCAGCAGTGCCAGCAGTGCCTCAGGCCGCCGCCCGGCCCGGCTGCGGCTGCGCCAGCAGATCGGCAAAGCGCTCGCCGATGGAGCGCGCGATGCCCGGCGCATCCAGCCCCTGCAGCGCCAGCAGCCGCGCCGGATCGCCATGCTCGATGAACACGTCGGGCAAGCCCAGTTGCAGCACCGGCAGCGTCAGGCCGGCGGCGTTCAGCGCCTCGCACACGGCACTGCCGGCGCCGCCCAGAACAGCGCCCTCCTCCAGCGTCACCAGCGCCTCGTG
This portion of the Melaminivora jejuensis genome encodes:
- a CDS encoding TRAP transporter substrate-binding protein, encoding MDRRSIIKHAGLAGVLAAGVAPAVHAQAAVRWRMAASFPKSLDTIFGSAVKFSETVKELSGGKFEVSVHAAGELMPAFGVVDALEKDTIEMALSAAYYFTGKDPIFAFSCAVPFGLTALQNMAWKDYGNGRKLLNEFFAKYNFQTLSALNTTTQMGGWYRKEIKTVEDLKGLKMRMGGGVFGEGMAKLGVVAQNLPAGDLYQALEKGTLDAVEFVGPYDDEKLGFNKVAKYYYYPGWWEGGADLEFFINNKAFEKLSPENKAIVRAAAAVAAADGTAKYMALNPVALKRLVASGTQLKAFPKAVNDAGFKACMEVFAEHEAKSPEFKKIHQDMRAFQRDQILWNRFSEFPFNQYMNSVKI